Genomic segment of Nitrospirota bacterium:
CGCGACAAGGCCCGAGGTGGAGATGAAACTGGCCTCAAAACCCGCAGTCGAGACTCCTGCGCCTCCGGCCATGGATGAATTCGCTTCGCCTCGGGATGAGGGAAGGGAGTTCAAAAGACGGCCATCGAGGGTTAAGCACAAGACTGAAGGGGCACGGGCACTCAGAAAGTCTGAAGAGTCCTCCTCCGGGGCGAAGGAGCCGGCCCTGCGGGAGACTGAAGGCCCTGAGGCCGTTTCTCCGGGTGAAGAGGGAGCTCCGCCCGAGGGAAGGACCGGGGTTGGACGCGAGGTGGCTCCCGGGGCGTTGCACAACGCGCCTAAAGAGGAAGCCTTTGTTCTTGATAAGGATGCCGAGGTAGAGATTACGGTCCTTGTCTCTGACCTGGCCGAAGCCAGGGCGAAGTGTGAAGACGCTGTCAGGAAGGCAGGCGGAAAGCTGCTCGAAGATGAGACCGTGGAAGCCGCCTCGGTTGTGGCAGAAATTCCATCCGCGAGGATCACGGAGCTTGTGAAGGAGCTCGGGGCACTCGGCGAGGTAAGCGTCGGCTCTCACTCGGCGGCGGGGGATAATGTTCGCGTGCGAATACGACTTCAGGCAAAACCATGAGGAAGAATAATCCTCTCAGTCGTAGATGTGCTGAAAACCACAGACTCCTTATTGCGACATGCTAACCAAATTTTTATCCTAGCTGCTCAGTACACCCACGCAAAGCCATACCCGAGGTCACGAATCCTAGGACTTGAAATGCGCAGTCAATTATATGCTGGAGCAGGCCAGCGCGGATGCAGTCCCTGCATCAGAAGGGGACAAGGCAACTAGACATGACAATCTCCTCCCATTATCCTTCCCCGGCTCCCTCGTCCACCTCGCTAGGGCAATAAAAAAAGGGGCGGTTGCCATACATGGCCATCGGCAAGGTCAA
This window contains:
- a CDS encoding DUF2275 domain-containing protein is translated as MNCNDIRNRLSDYLDGEASAEERKAVEEHIEGCPACRRELSELARTLTHLRSLSEVEPPPFFTQRVMRRVTEEAEPKRKILRMLFFPLHVKLPVEAVAVALVAIAAVYIFNATRPEVEMKLASKPAVETPAPPAMDEFASPRDEGREFKRRPSRVKHKTEGARALRKSEESSSGAKEPALRETEGPEAVSPGEEGAPPEGRTGVGREVAPGALHNAPKEEAFVLDKDAEVEITVLVSDLAEARAKCEDAVRKAGGKLLEDETVEAASVVAEIPSARITELVKELGALGEVSVGSHSAAGDNVRVRIRLQAKP